In Granulicella mallensis MP5ACTX8, the sequence AGATTGGCGGCGGCGGCGGACAGCATGACCTTGCACCGGTGACGCAGGGGCATCTGCCGAAGCTGGCTCAGCAGCAGATTGTTCCACCCAAGGCTCCTCCCACCATCGCTCCCAAGCTGGCTGTTGAGCCTACGGTCGTCGTTCAGCCCGACCTGAAGATGGCCAACAACACGATGCCGAACATTGGCGCGCCTAATTCGACGCTCAAGGGCTTTTCGATGGGCAACGGCAACGGCTCTGGCATCGGTTCAGGCAATGGCAACGGCATTGGGCCGGGTTCCGGAGGCAATACGGGCGGTGGCGTTATGCATCCGGGCGGCGCGGTCAAGGCTCCCATCCCAATCTTTACTCCTGACCCCGAGTTCTCGGAAGAGGCCCGCAAAGCCAAGTTTTCAGGCAATGTTGTGGTCTATCTGTGGGTCGACGAGCAGGGAAATCCGTCCCATATCAAGGTCTCTCGCGGCGTAGGCATGGGACTGGATGAGAAGGCTATCGAAGCCGTTCGCCAGTACAAGTTCAAGCCGGCGATGCTCAACGGCAAGCCTGTCAAGGTAGATATGTACGTTGAGGTGAACTTCCAGATCTTCTAAGGTATTGATGCCAGTACAAGAAAAAGCCAGGTTTCGCCATACCACGATGGCGAAACCTGGCTTTTTCAGGGAATCTATCCGTGAGTTACGAGGGCTCCGGCCTCTGCGAAGGTCAGGTTTTCAGCAGGACTGCCCGTTGCTTCCTTCCAGGCGTTGAAGAGTGCCCCATAGCTCAGGGTGGAGCAGGTCTCGGGATCGATGCCTAGTTGCTGCAGTACAGCATCAATCCAGGCCGGCTCGCCCTCCAGTTCGGCCCACACGCCGATAGGGGTTTCGTCAAGCACAAGGTGTCCGCCGCCTTCCGCTACCCACTCGGTTCGGTACTTCTCATAACGGAATACCGAAGCGTAACCCAACTGGTTGAAGATCTCTGCAAGCGCCTCGGCATCTTCTACGACACTCTCGGTCTCGATCCGCGTCTTATAGCGCGCACCCGCGTCCCCATTGGTCGATTGCCGTTTGTGGGTCACCGTATTGCGAGTGCCGTATTGCCGCAATCGCAAGAGTTGTTTGCCGGCACGCAACGTGCGTTCCGGGGTGTCATAGAGAGTGTTGCTCTCGAAGGTTCGTTCCGTTTCGAGCCGAAAACCAAGCTCACTTGCGGATGACCGGAACCTCCGTTCATCCGTCACAGGAAACTTCAGTTCGATCTCCGCACCGTGCATGCGGTTCAGTATACGTTCGGTTGGGGCATGATAGGCCCACTATCCTAAAAGAAACATAGAGAGCCGGATATCCTGAAAGAACCTATGACGACGCTCCACCTCCACGCCGAAGACCCAGGGGATGTCTCCCGTGCCGCCGACCTGCTGCGTTCCGGCGGAACGGTGGCCTTTGCCACGGAGACGGTCTACGGCCTGGGCGCCGATGCGCTTTCCGAGGCGGCTGTGGCCAGGATCTTCGAGGCCAAGCAGCGCCCCTCCTGGGATCCACTCATCGTTCATCTTGCCTCTGCGACGGAGATTTCTTCGATTACAAACGTGGAAGGGGAATTGCAGCGCCGTGTCAATCTTCTGGCGGAGACGTTCTGGCCTGGGCCGCTTACGCTTCTGCTGCCGCGTAAAGTTGTTGTGCCGGACTCGGTTACAGCGGGCAGGCCGCTCGTAGGAGTGCGCGTCCCCTCGCATCCAGCGGCACTTGCTTTGCTTCAGGCTGCTGGCTTACCCATCGCCGCCCCCAGTGCCAATACCTTCGGTCATACGAGCCCTACGACGGCTGCCCACGTCCTGGCCGATCTGGAGGGGCGCATCGACGCGGTGCTCGACGCAGGCCCCACGTCCGTTGGGTTGGAATCTACAGTGCTCGATCCGGCACAGACGCCGATGGTGCTGTATCGCCCGGGTGCCGTCACGGCAGAACAGATTGCTGCTGCGACGGGCGTGCCCGTTGAAATCTTTCGCGTGGCTGGAATGTCGACAGCGCAGCCGAAAGAATCCCTGCCTTCTCCGGGCGTCGGTATTCGGCATTATGCCCCGCGGGCACGGTTGATCCTGGTGGAAGGTTCTGAGGAGGCGTTGAGGCAGACGTTGCGGGAGGTGTTGTCTCAAGGGGGAGAACGGGTCGGCGTGCTTCTACCCGATGGCTGGCGGCTCGATGCCGTAGCCCTGGTTGAACCCTGGGCTGCGTGGGAGGATCAGGCTGCTCTGGCTGCTGCGTTGTTTGCCGGTCTGCGGGCGCTCGACGATCGTGGAGCCACGATCATTCTCTGCCCGCTGCCGCTCTCCGGTGGTCTCAAGGACGCGATTCGCGATCGGTTGGAGAAGGCGGCGCGACAGGCGTAGAGCAAATCTCCTGGAGGTGTATCGCGAAACCACGATACTTATGGCCGTTTTTCCCCAGAAAAACGGTACTGCACGCCCGATTCAACTTCCCAGCCACAGGAGATTTGCTCTAGACGCTACTTCATGACGCTCTTGCCCGCCAAGGCTTCACTGGCCTTGTACATGTACTTGATGCCGCTCTTGTAGATCATCATCCGCCGCCGTCCGGCCTTGAGCTTTACGACGCACTTGTCGTACCACTCAATGACACCGTTGATCTCCTCGCCATCTTCGAGCACGACGGTCATCTCGGTGTGCTGCTGCACCTGCTTCTGGAAGTAGAAGACTTCGGCGTGGGAGCTCTCAGGAACGCTATGCGTATCGGACATCGCATGGGTTAACGGATCGTCGCTGTGCAGGGAATCGCGCCGCTGATTGCCAATCGGCAGATGGGGGCGCACGAGCTTGCGTGTCCCATTGAAGGCGCTAGCTTCGGCCTTGCGTGCGATCTCGGTCAAATCGTTCAATATCCTCTCCGGTTCAAAACCTGCCCGCGTCTGGAGCGACGCGAAGCGGCGTGTTTCAGCACGGCGCGGGGCCGCACAAGATTAACGTTGTAGAGCAATCGTTGTACGGAAGACGCGCTACAGCGTCGAATGGTTTCGCAGAAAATGCGAAGTCTATACAAGGATATTCCTATAACCGGCCAGCTACTCCCAGCTCAGCCGCGAAGGCATCCAGGCTCAGGCTGCGCAGCAGGTTACGCCGCATCCCGCTCTGCACCGCGTCCAGACCTCGGACAGCCTCTTCAAGCCACGCAAAATCAATGCTTTCTGAAAATCTCCGAAGTTCTTCTCGAATATCGGTATTGCGAATACGCTCGGGGGAACCGCCTTGCAGCAGCAGAACGTCCTCCAGCACGCTTGCCAGCGCCCGCAGCAGGGCCGTGGTCTTCGCCTGCCCCTCCGCCCCGGCGCGATAGGTCTCGGTCATCCGGAACAGGGAGGAGTGATCGCCGGTCTGCACCGCTCCGCGCATGATAATCAGCGCATCCGCTCGTGCTGCGACATATTCGGCAAGATTGAAGCCCAGGGCACGTCCGACAGCCCCTTCGCTCAGCCGCGCCAGCAGGGCACGTTCTGTCTTATTGCTCTCCGGCCGGAGCCGTGTCAGCAGGGTCTCGATCTCCTCTGCGGGAAGGGCCCCCAGGCGCACGATGGCACAGCGCGATCGGATCGTCGGAAGCAGCTCGCCGAGGTTCTCCGCAAGAATCAGAATGTGCGCATAGGTCGGCGGCTCTTCCAAAACCTTCAGCAGGGAGTTGGCCGCCTCTTTCATGAAGGAGGCCGTGGTGATGATGAACACCTTTGCCGGGGCCTCGGAAGGCATGCGCTGGGAGCGGCCGATGAGTGTCCGCACCTGTCCGAGCTTGATCAGCAACTGCGGTGGATCGGGCGGCAGGATCAGCACGTCAGGATGCGTCTGCACCAGCACGCGCGTGTCTTTCTTGTCGGTCTCGCGCATGTCCTCGCGCGCAGCGACGGCCTCTTCGACCTTCTGTTCCAGCTCCGCGCTTTCGGCGATGCGGGTGCAGTTGCGGCAGACGCCGCAGAAGTTTGCCAGGGGACGTCCATCGGGTGCGATCTCACGCGGTTGCTGTTCGCACTGCAGGGCCATCGTCAGCATGAGCGCGAGAGTGTACTTGCCCGCTCCACGCGGACCGGCCACGATCATCGAGTGCGGCAGACGTCCGGCAGCAATGGCCGCGCGCAGGCTTTCAACCGTCGAGGGGTTGCCGAGAAACTCCGCAAAGCTGGAAGGAATTGCCATCCCTTCCAGCCTATCGCACCTGGCCGGGGTGTTCCGGCGCGGCTTGAGGAAAGCGCTCGCGCGGAATCATGATCATCGGAAATTTGGGCCGCAGCGTAATCTTTGCCTGGGCCACGACGGGATAGCGATTCACGAACTCCAGCCGCCACTTCTGCGCGATGGTCGCGAGAGAAAGTACCCCCTCCATCCACGCAAAGCCTTCTCCGATGCATTGCCGGCGGCCGCCGCCAAAGGGGAAGTACACGAATCGCGGTCGCTCCGCCTTGGCTTCAGGAGTGTGGCGCTCGGGCCGAAACGCCTCGGGTTCGTCCCAGAACTCGGCGGAACGATGCATGACATATTGGCTGAAGAAGAAATGTGCTCCCGGAGGAATCTTGTACGGGCCAAGCTCAACGGCCTTCGTCGATCTTCGTCCCATTGCCCAGGCTGGAGGATAGAGCCGCATCGCCTCCGCAAAGACCATCTCCGTATAGCGCAGGTTGGGATACTCCTGCATCGTGACGGGCCGGCCTCCAAGCACCTGGTCAATCTCCGCCTCCATACGCTCGGCGACATCGGGATTCTGGCTCAGGAGATACCAGGTCCAGCTCAGTGCATTGGCAACGGTTTCGTAACCGGCAAGAAAGATCGTCAGCGTCTCATCGCGGAGCTGCTTGTCGCTCATGCCGTCGGGATCGCCTTCTGCCGCCGCTTCATCTCGCGCGGCCACCAGCTCGGAGAGCAGATCGCCCCGGCTCTCCAGATCTTCCCTTGAGAGCGCCCTGCGACTGGCAATCATGCGCTCCACAATCACATCCAACCGTGCGCGCGAGCGGCGAAACTTCATGACTCCCGGAATCGGCCAGTGCAGCACCCTCTCCAGTCTTGGAAAGGCGACCAGGTAGTTGTAGAGGCCCATGATTGTGTCGACCTCATCGGCCACAGACAGGACCTCCGGTGTTACCTCGGTATCGAACAGGGTGCGCGCTACGATGCGCAGGCTGAGCTGCATCATCGACTCGGCGATATCGAACTCCGTGTCTTTCTTCCATCCTTCGCGCGTCGTGGCCGCACTGGCGGCAATCTGTTCGGCGTAGCCCGCGATCCGCTGGCGATGAAAGGCCGGCGCGGCGATGCGCCGTTGGCGCATGTGGATCGGGTCGTCGGAGGTGATCAGCCCTTCGCCCAGCAGGATCTTCATCCGTTGCAGCGTCCGCTCTTTGACGAAGCTGCCTGCCTGGTTGATCAAGATCTCCTGAATCCAGGCGGGGTCGTTCACAAAGACGATCAAGGTTCCCATGAACCGGTAGTGCGCAATCGGTCCGAAGGTTTTATGCAGGTGCTCGAACAGGGGAATGGGCTCGCCAAAATTGACCCAGGCGCGCCGCATATAAAAGGGAAGCGCCTTGCGCAGGCCAGGGGGCAGCCGCCAACTGCCTTCTTCCTTCGCCTGAACGTAATCGTTATTTTCAGCCATTTACTGTGCCATGCGCTCGCGAACGATGGCGCGGATACGCTCTGCAATCGTCTCGATGCTGGCTTCCTCCGCAATCGTTACGACACGCTCGGAGTCTCGCCGGGCGATCTCGACGTATTGGTCATAGATCCGCCGATAGAACTCGTCGCCTTCGCGTTCAAAGCGATTCTCGTCCGTACCGCGAGTCCGGACGTTGCGTTCATTGCGGCGTCTGGCGCGGGCCAGGGAGCCTTCCAGCGGTGGAAGGAGAAGAATGGTCAACTCTGGCTGGAAGCCGTCGCAGACGGCAGTATGCATCGCCCGAATCCGCTCGCTCCCGAGCCCACGCCCCGCTCCCTGGTAAGCCTCGGAGGAGTCGGTGTAGCGGTCGCAGAGCACTACCGCACCCTCAGCCAGTGCAGGATGAATCACGTGTGCCAGCGACTGTGCACGGTCGGCGAACATTAGCGCCATCTCGGCTGTCGGAGCGATGCCGCCCAGTTCGGATTCGGTGCGGGAGTCCAGCAGGACGCTGCGAATACGATCTCCCAGGGCCGTTCCTCCCGGTTGGCGCAGTGTAACGACGCGAAGGCCTTCGGCCTCCAGCGCTGCGGCCAGACGCCGCAACTGGGTCGTCTTGCCTGACCCATCCAAACCCTCAAACGTAATGAAAAAACCTCGGCTCACGAAGCTGAGTTTACTGCACAGGAGTCGAAGGGCTTGTTTTTCTGGTTGTCATTCCTCGCTACGCTCGGAATGACAACCAGAAAGGCAAAAGCTATAAAGCTAAGGCTTCTCACTGTTGTGGGTAAGGCCTTAAGAGGAAATGCTTTTAGCGATGCAGCTGCGTGTTCCACGTTGCGCTGCTAGCAGAGAGAGCCACCGTGAGACGGCCCTGCAATCCCTCCTGCAACTCCGGCCCTGCCACGGTGTGTTCCTGCCGTGCAGAATCCGTCCAAATCACCTTGGTGGGACCATTGCCAAGAATCTTGAACCGGTAGTGATACTCGCCCCCTGCGGCCAGGGTTTCGGTCCCAAAGCTGGCGCTTGGATAGTCCAGCTCAACCAGCGATACGGCAGCGCCGGAATCGTTCCGCACTACAGCTTCGACGTAGGCTGAATGGCAGCCTGAAGCCGCCAGCAAAACAAATCCCGCAAGCCCACTGATTGCAAAAGATCTCCGTCTATCCATAGCCACAAGCCTACCAGTCACTTCGGATCTCTTTCGCTGGACTTCAGGCGGCGCAGCAGTTCGGGCAGTCGATTCACGGCAGCTACCGTTCGCAGCCATGCCCGGTTGTCCATCGCAGGATATCCGCTCACCACGGCTCCCGGTGCGACATCCGAAGGAATCCCACTCTGTG encodes:
- a CDS encoding RNA chaperone Hfq, with amino-acid sequence MNDLTEIARKAEASAFNGTRKLVRPHLPIGNQRRDSLHSDDPLTHAMSDTHSVPESSHAEVFYFQKQVQQHTEMTVVLEDGEEINGVIEWYDKCVVKLKAGRRRMMIYKSGIKYMYKASEALAGKSVMK
- a CDS encoding energy transducer TonB, whose product is MADTDILPPDNPQHADASLRPADEALHLTGEIKEEGVFASLVSSFRDVFFPVKLPPLVLQSKPVAVVDPMATKRSPASTAGAVALHVVAILLIALLIAHQVHIAPPVKKTMVLTDIVPPPPPPVAPRPSQIGGGGGQHDLAPVTQGHLPKLAQQQIVPPKAPPTIAPKLAVEPTVVVQPDLKMANNTMPNIGAPNSTLKGFSMGNGNGSGIGSGNGNGIGPGSGGNTGGGVMHPGGAVKAPIPIFTPDPEFSEEARKAKFSGNVVVYLWVDEQGNPSHIKVSRGVGMGLDEKAIEAVRQYKFKPAMLNGKPVKVDMYVEVNFQIF
- the tmk gene encoding dTMP kinase, with the protein product MSRGFFITFEGLDGSGKTTQLRRLAAALEAEGLRVVTLRQPGGTALGDRIRSVLLDSRTESELGGIAPTAEMALMFADRAQSLAHVIHPALAEGAVVLCDRYTDSSEAYQGAGRGLGSERIRAMHTAVCDGFQPELTILLLPPLEGSLARARRRNERNVRTRGTDENRFEREGDEFYRRIYDQYVEIARRDSERVVTIAEEASIETIAERIRAIVRERMAQ
- a CDS encoding L-threonylcarbamoyladenylate synthase — protein: MTTLHLHAEDPGDVSRAADLLRSGGTVAFATETVYGLGADALSEAAVARIFEAKQRPSWDPLIVHLASATEISSITNVEGELQRRVNLLAETFWPGPLTLLLPRKVVVPDSVTAGRPLVGVRVPSHPAALALLQAAGLPIAAPSANTFGHTSPTTAAHVLADLEGRIDAVLDAGPTSVGLESTVLDPAQTPMVLYRPGAVTAEQIAAATGVPVEIFRVAGMSTAQPKESLPSPGVGIRHYAPRARLILVEGSEEALRQTLREVLSQGGERVGVLLPDGWRLDAVALVEPWAAWEDQAALAAALFAGLRALDDRGATIILCPLPLSGGLKDAIRDRLEKAARQA
- a CDS encoding class IV adenylate cyclase is translated as MHGAEIELKFPVTDERRFRSSASELGFRLETERTFESNTLYDTPERTLRAGKQLLRLRQYGTRNTVTHKRQSTNGDAGARYKTRIETESVVEDAEALAEIFNQLGYASVFRYEKYRTEWVAEGGGHLVLDETPIGVWAELEGEPAWIDAVLQQLGIDPETCSTLSYGALFNAWKEATGSPAENLTFAEAGALVTHG
- a CDS encoding cytochrome P450, whose amino-acid sequence is MAENNDYVQAKEEGSWRLPPGLRKALPFYMRRAWVNFGEPIPLFEHLHKTFGPIAHYRFMGTLIVFVNDPAWIQEILINQAGSFVKERTLQRMKILLGEGLITSDDPIHMRQRRIAAPAFHRQRIAGYAEQIAASAATTREGWKKDTEFDIAESMMQLSLRIVARTLFDTEVTPEVLSVADEVDTIMGLYNYLVAFPRLERVLHWPIPGVMKFRRSRARLDVIVERMIASRRALSREDLESRGDLLSELVAARDEAAAEGDPDGMSDKQLRDETLTIFLAGYETVANALSWTWYLLSQNPDVAERMEAEIDQVLGGRPVTMQEYPNLRYTEMVFAEAMRLYPPAWAMGRRSTKAVELGPYKIPPGAHFFFSQYVMHRSAEFWDEPEAFRPERHTPEAKAERPRFVYFPFGGGRRQCIGEGFAWMEGVLSLATIAQKWRLEFVNRYPVVAQAKITLRPKFPMIMIPRERFPQAAPEHPGQVR
- a CDS encoding DNA polymerase III subunit; this translates as MAIPSSFAEFLGNPSTVESLRAAIAAGRLPHSMIVAGPRGAGKYTLALMLTMALQCEQQPREIAPDGRPLANFCGVCRNCTRIAESAELEQKVEEAVAAREDMRETDKKDTRVLVQTHPDVLILPPDPPQLLIKLGQVRTLIGRSQRMPSEAPAKVFIITTASFMKEAANSLLKVLEEPPTYAHILILAENLGELLPTIRSRCAIVRLGALPAEEIETLLTRLRPESNKTERALLARLSEGAVGRALGFNLAEYVAARADALIIMRGAVQTGDHSSLFRMTETYRAGAEGQAKTTALLRALASVLEDVLLLQGGSPERIRNTDIREELRRFSESIDFAWLEEAVRGLDAVQSGMRRNLLRSLSLDAFAAELGVAGRL